CTAGGGACATTAAATCTTGCGTTCCATACTGCAGAGCATAGTCGGTTTGGACATTCACTTGGTGTATATGAAATCGTGAGACGTATGATTGATGAGACGTTCAGAGGACGACAAGAATGGCGAGATGCTGATCGTCCATTGGCATTATGTGCAGCATTGCTACATGATTTAGGTCACGGACCTTTTTCGCATAGTTTTGAGAAGATATTTGGCACAGATCATGAGGCATACACCCAAGCCATTATTACAGGTGACACGGAAGTAAATGATGTATTGAAACGAGTATCACCGACTTTTCCAAAAGAAGTGGCAGAAGTGATTAACAAGACACATGATAATAAACTTGTCATTTCAATGATTTCATCACAAATTGATGCTGATCGTATGGATTATCTACAACGTGATGCGTACTTTACAGGTGTATCATATGGTAAGTTTGATATGGAGCGAATTTTACGTTTGATGCGTCCATCATCAGATGAAGTTTTAATTAAAGAAAGCGGTATGCATGCGGTAGAGAGCTTTATCATGAGCCGTTATCAGATGTACTGGCAAGTTTACTTTCACCCTGTCAGTCGTGGTGGAGAAGTTCTCTTAAATAATTGTTTTAAACGTGCAAAATATTTATATGAGCAAGGTTATCAATTTCAAACGGCACCTCGAGACTTTGTGCCATTTTTCGAAAATAATGTGACACTCGAAGCGTATATTAAGTTAGATGAGACAGATGTGGTATTTTATTTAAAAGAATGGATGCATGAAACAGATCAGATTCTAAGTGATTTATCCCGACGGTTTATTCAACGGGATTTATTAAAGTTTCTACCGTTTGATGGTAGTTACATTACGCAAACGGAGTTAATAGACCTCTTTGAAAAGGCAGGTATTGATCCAGCATATTATTTTGTGAGTGATTCTATTTCAGACTTACCGTATGATTATGATAGACCGGGTTCTAATCGTAAATCAATTCATCTGTTGAAACCGAATGGAGATATTCGAGAAATCAGCAGTCAGTCTCGTATTATCTCTAGTATTACAGGGATCAAACGTCAAGACTACAAATTGTATTATCCGAAAGAACTCGTATTGAATATTCAAGATACAGAACTTAAAGAGGCGATTGTTAACTTACTTAATGAATTAAAATAATCTTTAAGATCATATAACAACGATGAATGGAGGCGTCTTCGTGGCAGAGAAAAAAGGTTTTAATTTTAACATTATTAAAAACGACCCATTAGATGGTCACAAAGGTACAAATATTGGTGCAATTAGTTTGGATAATATCGCACCTGTTTTTATTGATATTGATGCGCAAGAAGCATTTATTGATATTGGTGCAATGCATGCACGTGCCGATGTAGAAAAAGGTGTCAAATGGATTACAGACAAAGAAACGGTTGATGTGGATGGTGCAAAACCATATTGGCTCTGCTGGGTGACAACTGAAAGAGGGGCACAAGGTCCTTATTATGCAGGCTTAACAGCAGCGTATTTATTAGTGAATAAACAAATTCGCCGTGGATTTAAAAGCATGCCTGAGCACGTAAATATGATGGATAAGTCGATGAAACATAAAGTGATTATTGATCAAATTGGTGAGGACAATAAACGTGTGCTTGCAACATTTTTAAAACAGCATAACGAAGAAATGTGGCGCAATTCTAGTAATGAATTACGTCAAGCATTAGAAGTATAGATGAAGTGAAATGAGTGTGTTGATAGCAAGTTGGGGAGGATTCCCCAGCTTTGCAGATTCACGCTTTTTTTATAGCAATTGTATGTTATAATGTCTTGTATTATTTCGCAAAGTAAGGTGGATACCTCTGTGGAACAACAGGTAACAATTCAAACACATCAAGTCGTTAAACAAGGTGATTCGAAACAACAATACACACATAAGACACAAGGTGTGCGTGTTCAAAAGAATGCTGAATTTATACGCTATGATGAGACAATCGAAGGTAATAACGTACATGTGACAGTTAAAGTAACAGATGACGGTATTAAAATTATACGTAAAGGCGATGTCCATATGACATTACATCTGGTAGAAGGTCAGCAAACGACATCGTATTATCACATTCCAGAAGGCAAGATGGTGTTTACCGTTGAAACATTGCGCGTGCTACACTTTCTAACAGCAACTGGTGGTAAGCTCAAAGTACATTACAAGCTATATCAAGGTGAGGAACCAATCGGCACCTATCAATACGAATTGACATATGAGGAGTGTTAGAATGAATATCATTGATCAAGTGAAACAAACATTAATTGAAGAAATTGAAAAAAGTATCAAGAAAGCAGAACTTGCTGAAACAGTTCCAGCGATTAAAGTTGAAATCCCTAAAGATACACAAAATGGTGATTATTCAACAAATATTGCTATGGTTTTAACAAAAATTGCAAAGCGTAATCCACGCGAGATTGCACAACTGATTGTTGAAAACTTAGATACTGAAGCGGCACACGTCCAAAAAGTAGATATTGCTGGTCCAGGGTTTATTAATTTTTATTTAGATTCAAGTTACTTACATGTCGTGATTGATGATGTATTAAATAAGGATACACAATATGGTCTTGTTGAAACGCCTAAAAATGAAAAAGTATTAATCGAATACGTATCAGCTAACCCAACAGGTGACTTACATATCGGTCATGCGCGTAATGCGGCAGTAGGTGACACGTTGAGTAACATTCTGGATGCGGCAGGCTATGATGTGACACGAGAATATTACATCAATGATGCCGGTAACCAAATTACAAACTTAGCGAAGTCAATTGAAGCACGCTATTGGCAAAGCTTAGGTAAAGAAATGGCGATGCCAGAAGATGGTTATCATGGTAAAGATATTGTAGGTATAGGGGAAGACTTAGCAAAAACACGTCCTGAACTTCAAGAGATGTCAGATAGTGAACGTATTGAAGTGTTCCGTAAACTGGGTGTTGATTACGAAATGCGCAAGTTACGTCAAGATTTAGCAGGCTTCAATATCCATTTTGATAATTGGTTTAGTGAAACGAGTCTATATGAAAAAGGCGACATTCAAGCCGTTTTAGAAAAAATGAATGAACTTGGCTACACGTACGAAAAAGACGATGCAACATGGTTACGCACAACAGATTTTAA
This region of Staphylococcus sp. IVB6240 genomic DNA includes:
- a CDS encoding YwhD family protein — translated: MNGGVFVAEKKGFNFNIIKNDPLDGHKGTNIGAISLDNIAPVFIDIDAQEAFIDIGAMHARADVEKGVKWITDKETVDVDGAKPYWLCWVTTERGAQGPYYAGLTAAYLLVNKQIRRGFKSMPEHVNMMDKSMKHKVIIDQIGEDNKRVLATFLKQHNEEMWRNSSNELRQALEV
- a CDS encoding HD domain-containing protein: MVEETYVNRKLSEEKVFKDPIHRYIHVQDQLIWDLIKTKEFQRLRRIKQLGTLNLAFHTAEHSRFGHSLGVYEIVRRMIDETFRGRQEWRDADRPLALCAALLHDLGHGPFSHSFEKIFGTDHEAYTQAIITGDTEVNDVLKRVSPTFPKEVAEVINKTHDNKLVISMISSQIDADRMDYLQRDAYFTGVSYGKFDMERILRLMRPSSDEVLIKESGMHAVESFIMSRYQMYWQVYFHPVSRGGEVLLNNCFKRAKYLYEQGYQFQTAPRDFVPFFENNVTLEAYIKLDETDVVFYLKEWMHETDQILSDLSRRFIQRDLLKFLPFDGSYITQTELIDLFEKAGIDPAYYFVSDSISDLPYDYDRPGSNRKSIHLLKPNGDIREISSQSRIISSITGIKRQDYKLYYPKELVLNIQDTELKEAIVNLLNELK
- a CDS encoding DUF1934 family protein: MEQQVTIQTHQVVKQGDSKQQYTHKTQGVRVQKNAEFIRYDETIEGNNVHVTVKVTDDGIKIIRKGDVHMTLHLVEGQQTTSYYHIPEGKMVFTVETLRVLHFLTATGGKLKVHYKLYQGEEPIGTYQYELTYEEC
- the argS gene encoding arginine--tRNA ligase; the protein is MNIIDQVKQTLIEEIEKSIKKAELAETVPAIKVEIPKDTQNGDYSTNIAMVLTKIAKRNPREIAQLIVENLDTEAAHVQKVDIAGPGFINFYLDSSYLHVVIDDVLNKDTQYGLVETPKNEKVLIEYVSANPTGDLHIGHARNAAVGDTLSNILDAAGYDVTREYYINDAGNQITNLAKSIEARYWQSLGKEMAMPEDGYHGKDIVGIGEDLAKTRPELQEMSDSERIEVFRKLGVDYEMRKLRQDLAGFNIHFDNWFSETSLYEKGDIQAVLEKMNELGYTYEKDDATWLRTTDFKDDKDRVLIKKDGTYTYFLPDIAYHYDKIQRGNDKLINLFGADHHGYINRLKASLETFGVDSERLEIQIMQLVRLMQDGVEVKMSKRTGNAITLREIMDEVGIDAARYFLTMRSPDTHFDFDMELAKTQSQDNPVYYAQYAHARICSILRQAAEQGYEVKAGSDYSAITHEKAIELLKKVAEFVTVIEGAAEARAPHRITNYIQDLAAHFHKFYNAEKVLTDDDAKTQAHLALIDAVRITLRNALKLVGVSAPESM